The sequence below is a genomic window from Deinococcus sp. Marseille-Q6407.
GAGAAGTTCTGGTGCTGGAAGTTACCGACTAGGGTCATATGAAGCCTCCTTCATGTGGCGGGAGAAACCTGTCAGATCAGACCCCGTAACTGGAATATTTCCAAAATTTACGGCTGAAGCACCTGTGCCAGATGGTTTTCTTACCTCTCCCTTTATCTGGGCTTTAAGAATACAGAATATAGGCCGTATCTTTATGCAATCTAAACGACAAAACATAGGTTCGGGTGATTCGTTCCAAACATTTCCAAACTTGCTCTTGGTTTTTACCGTCTGCTCTGACAGATTTCTGGCGGCTGCCTGGGCTGCTTCTGCTCAGTTTCCCGCCACTTCAGGCAGCCGGATGCCGTAAATCCGCTCGGCATTGCGGTCGGTCTGCTGTTCTAGTGCGGTGGCTTCTAGGCCGCGCAGAGCAGCCACGAACTCCAGGGTGTGCCGCACGTAGCCGGGGCGGTTGGGCTTGCCACGCCGGGGCACCGGGGCCAGGAAAGGAGCGTCGGTTTCCAGCAGCAGCCGGTCAAGTGGCACCTCACGGGCCGCCGCCTGGATTTCAGGGGCGTTCTTGAAAGTCACGTTGCCCGCGAACCCGAAATAGGCTCCCCGCTCCAGCCCGTAGGCCAGCAGGTCACGGTTGCCGGCAAAGCAGTGCAGAATCAGCGGGATATCCTCCCAGCCGGGCAGCACCTCCAGCAGGCCACGGTGCGCGCTGTCCTCGCCTTTTTTGTCGCGCACGTGAATCACCAGCGGCTTGCCGGCGCGCCGGGCCAGGTCCAGCTGCCACTCCAGCGCTGCTCGCTGCTGCGGGCGCTGCTCCGCGTCCCAGTAGTCGTCTAGGCCCGTTTCACCGATGCCTACCACCCGTGGGTGCCGGGCCAGCTGCTCCAGTTCGGCGCGGTGCTCGGGGGTGTCGTCTTCTGTTTCGGTCGGGTGGATGCCCACGGTGGCCCAGACATCCGGAAACTGCTCGGCCAGCGCCACGGCGCTGCGGGCATGTTCCAACCCGGCGCCAATGCAGACCATGGCGTCCAGGCCCAGTTCGCCGCGGGCCGAGGCCGGATCGTCGAGGTAGTCGAGGTGGCAGTGGGTATCAATCATGCTGCTCAGGCTAATCCCGCCGGGCTCCCGGCGCCGTAAGCCGGGCCGGCTGGCCGTGAATTCTGGCCAGCTGCTCCTGAGGAAATGCTAGTCTGATTTGCAACCACCTACGGGAGCACCCCAATTCGTTCTGTCCGCATCCTGCGAGATGCCCCGCCCGCTTTTTCCTGCATGTGCATGAGAGGCCGGGGCGGTAAGTCCGTCCGAGAGACGGCGATGGAGGCTTTATGAACCAAGCAGCCCCACTTTACGAAGGCAAGGCCAAAAAGGTCTTTGCCACCGAGAACCCCGCCGAATACGTCGTGCAGTACAAGGACGATGCCACCGCCTTCAACGCGCAGAAGCGTGGGCAGTGGGCCGGCAAGGGCGCCACCAACAACGCCATTACCGCGCACCTCTATCCCTTGCTGGAAGGGGCCGGGATTCCCACCCATTTCATCGAGCGGCTTTCCGAGACCGAGCAGCGGGTCAAGGCCGTCAAGATCGTGCCGGTGGAAGTCATCGTGCGGAACCTGGCGGCCGGCAGCTTTTCCAAGCGCCTGGGCGTGGATGAAGGTGCCGCGCTGGAGCGGCCGGTGGTGGAGTACTGCTACAAGTCCGACGCGTTGGGCGACCCCCTGATCAACACCGACACCGCCGTGGCCCTGGGCTGGGCCAGCGAGGCGGACCTGGCCCGCATCCGCGAGCTGGCGCTGCAGGTGCGCGATTTCTTGGTGCCGTATTTTCAGCAGCGCGGCGTGACCCTGGTGGATTTCAAGCTGGAATTCGGCAAACTCCCGGACGGCGAAATCGTGCTGGCCGACGAAATCAGCCCCGATACCTGCCGCTTCTGGGACATGGCGACCGGCGAACGGCTGGACAAGGACCGCTTCCGCCGCGACCTGGGCGGCGAGGCCGAAGCCTACGCCGAGATGCTGAAACGGGTCACACAAGAGGTTTAAGACCGCAGCGGGCAGGCGGGCTTTTCCCGCAGCCCGCAGAGAGAGCCTCCCAAGCCGGGACGATTCACAACGCAAGCATGCGCCGGGGCCTTCCTCCCGCAGAGGACGCGCGGCCCCGGCCCGAGGAGCCTTTAACCATGTCCAACTACCAAGCCAAAATCTATGTGACCCTCAAGCCTTCTATCCTTGACCCGCAGGGCCGCACGGTGGAGCGGGCCCTCGCGCACCTGAACCACGCCAATGTGGGCGGCGTGCGTATCGGCAAATACATTGAGCTGAACCTGTCG
It includes:
- a CDS encoding TatD family hydrolase — its product is MIDTHCHLDYLDDPASARGELGLDAMVCIGAGLEHARSAVALAEQFPDVWATVGIHPTETEDDTPEHRAELEQLARHPRVVGIGETGLDDYWDAEQRPQQRAALEWQLDLARRAGKPLVIHVRDKKGEDSAHRGLLEVLPGWEDIPLILHCFAGNRDLLAYGLERGAYFGFAGNVTFKNAPEIQAAAREVPLDRLLLETDAPFLAPVPRRGKPNRPGYVRHTLEFVAALRGLEATALEQQTDRNAERIYGIRLPEVAGN
- the purC gene encoding phosphoribosylaminoimidazolesuccinocarboxamide synthase is translated as MNQAAPLYEGKAKKVFATENPAEYVVQYKDDATAFNAQKRGQWAGKGATNNAITAHLYPLLEGAGIPTHFIERLSETEQRVKAVKIVPVEVIVRNLAAGSFSKRLGVDEGAALERPVVEYCYKSDALGDPLINTDTAVALGWASEADLARIRELALQVRDFLVPYFQQRGVTLVDFKLEFGKLPDGEIVLADEISPDTCRFWDMATGERLDKDRFRRDLGGEAEAYAEMLKRVTQEV
- the purS gene encoding phosphoribosylformylglycinamidine synthase subunit PurS, with the translated sequence MSNYQAKIYVTLKPSILDPQGRTVERALAHLNHANVGGVRIGKYIELNLSGERSEVEAQLKDIVENVLSNPIMEDARWELAEAQ